Proteins encoded together in one Lathyrus oleraceus cultivar Zhongwan6 chromosome 5, CAAS_Psat_ZW6_1.0, whole genome shotgun sequence window:
- the LOC127078517 gene encoding uncharacterized protein LOC127078517 has translation MSYAELFPALLAKNHVQTRSPPPMPKDLPYWYKACAYHQGAPGHSIENCFGLKSYVQRLIKSGILSFKDINPNVQVNHLLQHGSASINMVYGCPGTFRSYDVRLLGDNLVKKHNRYIKNGFVPPHNYASCRVCSKNSQGCLTVVTDLQDQMDQGYIVAYRARDYNQVNMVNSDNKVNVIVPQFNDSEPIQITYDSPKTSVTPLVINLPGPVPYQSDKVVPYKYNATMTGNGKDVPLPSIVNVADVSRVTRSGHIFAKRIEDVAAGKQAHVEIPFEPVGQSDNMNLKSDDDEVLKLIKKSECNMVEQLLHTPSKIYVLSLLMNFEAHCEALQKVLEQAYVDHDVTVGQFDGIVANITACNNLSFSNEELPEEGRNYNMALNISINCMNDSLSSVLRHIDSLYFQNS, from the coding sequence ATGTCCTATGCAGAATTGTTTCCTGCACTGCTAGCTAAAAATCATGTCCAGACAAGGTCTCCACCACCTATGCCAAAGGACCTTCCCTATTGGTACAAGGCTTGTGCTTACCATCAAGGGGCACCAGGACATAGCATTGAAAATTGTTTTGGTCTAAAGTCATATGTTCAGAGGCTCATCAAGAGTGGTATCCTTTCATTTAAGGACATAAACCCCAATGTTCAAGTTAATCATCTACTGCAACATGGTTCAGCCTCAATTAACATGGTATATGGTTGCCCAGGCACTTTCCGGAGCTATGATGTACGGTTGTTGGGCGATAACTTAGTAAAGAAACACAACAGATATATTAAGAATGGTTTTGTGCCTCCACATAACTACGCCTCTTGCAGGGTTTGTTCCAAGAACTCTCAAGGATGCCTAACTGTTGTAACGGATCTCCAAGATCAAATGGACCAAGGTTACATTGTAGCCTACCGAGCCAGAGATTATAATCAGGTCAATATGGTCAATAGTGACAACAAAGTGAATGTCATAGTTCCTCAGTTCAACGACTCCGAGCCTATACAAATTACTTATGACAGTCCGAAGACTTCTGTGACTCCTCTGGTCATTAACTTACCGGGCCCAGTTCCCTACCAATCTGATAAAGTCGTGCCTTAcaagtacaatgctacaatgacTGGGAATGGAAAGGATGTTCCTCTACCCTCCATTGTTAATGTCGCTGATGTAAGCAGGGTTACAAGGAGTGGGCATATATTTGCAAAAAGGATTGAGGATGTCGCAGCAGGAAAACAGGCTCATGTTGAGATCCCTTTTGAACCGGTTGGCCAATCTGATAACATGAATCTGAAAAGTGATGACGATGAGGTGTTGAagctcatcaagaaaagtgaatgCAATATGGTGGAACAATTACTACATACACCTTCCAAGATAtatgtcttatctttgttgatgaacttTGAGGCTCATTGTGAAGCTTTGCAGAAAGTCTTAGAACAAGCCTATGTAGACCATGATGTGACGGTCGGACAGTTTGATGGTATCGTTGCTAACATCACGGCCTGCAATAACTTGAGTTTCAGTAATGAAGAGCTCCCCGAAGAAGGAAGAAATTATAACATGGCACTAAATATCTCAATCAACTGTATGAATGACTCTTTGTCAAGTGTGTTGCGACACATCGATTCTCTTTACTTCCAAAATTCTTAG
- the LOC127078518 gene encoding uncharacterized protein LOC127078518 produces the protein MELGRRNTKKYTFKCPDLTELKKLGSMIVSPEDFRAQYGRLMGILKTKVEDGVLNTLIQFYDPLYHCFTFLDYQLMPTLEEYSYWFGLSVFDKLPFIGSEKTPTPVAIAEALHLETPVVKVNFIKKGWILGLTSRFLMEKVFIFAEKDTRDAFEAIFSLLIYGIVLFPNIDDFMDVNVVQIFLIGNPVPTLLGDTYHSIHHRTKKGGENILCCAPLLYKWFISHLPRSRLFGENPQKLRWSQRFMFIDQGNIHWYDPSYDVGVIIDSCGEFPNVPILGVHGGINYNPILARHQLGYPMADKPDNLLLSGFFYLNDEESSGLKDRIIHAWRNIHRKGKD, from the coding sequence ATGGAACTTGGAAGGAGGAATACCAAGAAATACACTTTCAAATGTCCTGACTTAACAGAGTTGAAGAAGCTTGGTTCTATGATAGTTAGTCCAGAGGATTTCAGAGCTCAGTATGGAAGACTTATGGGTATcttgaagaccaaggttgaagatggAGTTCTGAACACCCTGAtacagttttatgatccactctaccattgcttcacatttctaGACTACCAGCTTATGCCTACTCTAGAAGAATACTCTTATTGGTTTGGTTTGTCAGTCTTTGACAAATTACCATTCATTGGTTCAGAGAAGACCCCTACACCAGTAGCTATTGCAGAAGCACTTCACTTAGAAACGCCTGTTGTGAAGGTCAACTTCATTAAAAAAGGATGGATTCTCGGTCTAACCTCTAGATTCCTGATGGAGAAAGTCTTTATCTTTGCAGAAAAAGATACTAGAGATGCCTTTGAAGCCATTTTTTCTCTACTCATTTATGGAATTGTGCTCTTCCCAAACATTGATGACTTTATGGATGTTAATGTTGTACAAATCTTCTTAATTGGTAACCCAGTACCGACATTACTTGGAGATACCTACCATTCTATCCATCACAGGACTAAGAAAGGTGGCGAAAACATTCTTTGTTGTGCACCTCTcctatataagtggtttatttctcacttacccAGATCCAGGCTCTTCGGGGAGAATCCGCAGAAGCTCAGATGGTCTCAGAGGTTCATGTTCATTGATCAAGGGAATATACATTGGTATGACCCCTCCTATGATGTTGGAGTaattattgacagttgtggtgagttTCCTAACGTACCTATCCTTGGGGTACATGGGGGAATTAACTATAACCCCATCCTTGCCAGACACCAGTTAGGATATCCTATGGCAGATAAACCCGATAACCTTCTGTTGTCAGGTTTCTTTTACCTCAATGACGAAGAGAGTTCCGGTTTGAAGGATAGAATCATACATGCTTGGCGCAAcattcataggaaaggaaaagACTGA